A stretch of Tripterygium wilfordii isolate XIE 37 chromosome 11, ASM1340144v1, whole genome shotgun sequence DNA encodes these proteins:
- the LOC120008795 gene encoding GDSL esterase/lipase 5-like: MKGKEKSSRVNIKCIQENKQRKTPLYGAALGTKVVIDLHPQLRNYKKVETWFRDEFGNVEAQERLSRAVHLFSVGLNDYNAVISINISSNFVDMVIGNITTVIKEIYKSGGRKFVFLTLLDLRFLPQSRLAISKGKGRDFEEAASLQKQHNKHLLKVLVELEKNMDSFKYLLYDFNQSFLMRVRNPTHYGFIEERAACCGFGKFRGSCMCGLFWDSAHPTQKVDKQMAHEMWRGRAYQIGPYSVKQLFHLD; this comes from the exons ATGAAAGGCAAAGAAAAATCATCACGGGTTAATATTAAGTGCATTCAAGAGAACAAACAGAGAAA gacACCACTTTATGGTGCCGCTTTGGGCACCAAAGTG GTGATAGATCTTCACCCACAGCTAAGGAACTATAAGAAAGTGGAGACTTGGTTCAGAGATGAATTCGGTAACGTGGAAGCTCAAGAAAGGTTATCACGAGCTGTTCACTTGTTCAGCGTGGGATTGAACGATTACAATGCGGTCATTTCAATAAACATCAGTTCTAACTTTGTAGACATGGTCATTGGAAACATAACAACAGTAATCAAG GAAATATATAAAAGTGGAGGTAGAAAGTTCGTTTTTCTTACCTTGTTGGACTTGAGGTTTCTGCCACAGTCACGACTGGCGATATCTAAAGGGAAAGGCAGAGACTTTGAAGAAGCTGCATCTCTCCAAAAGCAGCATAACAAGCACCTCCTCAAGGTGCTTGTTGAGCTAGAGAAGAATATGGACAGTTTCAAGTATCTACTATATGATTTCAACCAGAGTTTTCTAATGAGAGTACGGAATCCCACCCATTATG GTTTTATAGAAGAGAGGGCAGCATGTTGTGGATTCGGGAAGTTCAGGGGATCTTGCATGTGTGGATTATTTTGGGACTCCGCTCATCCAACTCAAAAGGTGGACAAGCAGATGGCGCATGAGATGTGGAGAGGGAGAGcttatcaaattggaccttataGCGTGAAACAATTATTCCATTTGGATTAA